A genome region from Tolypothrix sp. PCC 7712 includes the following:
- a CDS encoding SDR family oxidoreductase, with the protein MKLEGSVVLITGASGGIGKEFIQGLLGAGVGKIYAAARRVEALESLKANNPDKIVPIKLDITNLAQVNEAAAQYQDVNVLINNAGITHDQGVISAPNMDGARQEMETNYFGTMGMCRAFAPVLKANGGGVIVNLVSFLGKINLPFLGTYCASKAAELSLTQCVRAELAAQGTLVVAVMPGSVDTEFAKYYPPPKVAPAEVVRVALDAVINEVEDVYPGDQATYLAAELLKDPKGIEKYLAGMLPGILEQQKQQQEQQ; encoded by the coding sequence ATTCAGGGATTACTAGGCGCTGGTGTTGGGAAAATCTACGCCGCAGCTCGTAGAGTAGAGGCTCTGGAAAGTTTGAAGGCTAATAATCCTGACAAAATTGTGCCGATAAAACTTGATATTACTAACCTAGCTCAAGTTAATGAAGCAGCAGCCCAATACCAAGATGTCAATGTACTGATCAATAACGCTGGGATTACCCATGACCAAGGAGTAATTTCTGCACCAAATATGGATGGTGCACGTCAGGAAATGGAAACCAACTACTTTGGGACAATGGGGATGTGTCGCGCCTTCGCTCCTGTACTAAAAGCAAATGGTGGGGGAGTAATCGTCAACCTAGTTTCTTTCTTAGGTAAAATTAACCTCCCCTTTTTGGGTACATACTGCGCGTCTAAGGCAGCAGAATTATCCCTAACTCAATGTGTGCGTGCAGAATTAGCAGCCCAAGGAACCCTAGTAGTTGCCGTTATGCCAGGTTCAGTCGATACTGAATTTGCTAAGTATTATCCACCGCCAAAGGTTGCACCCGCAGAAGTTGTTAGAGTAGCTTTAGATGCTGTCATTAATGAAGTTGAAGATGTCTATCCAGGCGACCAAGCAACTTATTTGGCAGCTGAACTGCTCAAAGATCCTAAAGGTATAGAAAAATACCTTGCAGGGATGTTACCAGGTATATTGGAGCAGCAAAAACAGCAGCAAGAACAGCAATAG